GTCGCTCGTGATGCTCGGCGCGATCAACTTCAAGATCAACATTATGAAGGCTGCCTTCGTCGCCCAGGACACCACCGGATGGGAACTCGACCTCCTGGTGCTCGCTGGGCTGCTCTGCCTTCTCTTCACCGGACCGGGCAGGTTCTCACTCACTGAACGGCTTTCCGCCAGAAACTGACGGTCAGGACTTCATACGCCGGCCCTGCTCCTCTTCGATAAAGAGCCAGCCGACGATCTCGCCTTCATCCAGGGACCGGTCGAACCTCCAGAAGGCAGCGTCGCGCTCAGAATGAGATGACGAATCCCCGGCAGGAGTCAACGCGGCTTCTTGCTTCAGTTGTGTCAATCGGTGCTGCCAAAGAGACATGTTTGCTTCACGCAAATCGACCCACCCGCTGCGGGCCCAATTGTCGATGGCGTCATTGCTGATTTCGAAGGTTGTCCGGCGGGGATCGGCCGGCACCTTTACAAATGGCCCCTTGAGCAGCGACCTGCCGTCGGGCAATAGAATTGGTATGCCAATCGAGATGATCCGGCTGCGCAGGTCGTTGTGTTGATCCACCAGTCGGGCAGCAGCTTGCGACAGGTCTTCTGCCGACCAGGCTAATACCCCGTCGATACTGTGCGCGATGGTCTTCAAGATATGCGCTTCATATAGCAATTTCGAGAGGCGCGGCGGTCCGAGCATCTCAAACGCAACCGGATCGTCGGAGTGACTCATCAGCAGCGCCCGCATTTTCTCGATAGCGAGCGACCGCATCACGCCGGCGCGGTAAGTCGAACTTAGCACCGCACCATCGAGTGCCCCGACGATGTCATGCCCGCTGTTGCCGCCTTCGATCTCCCAGACGACGATTCGGGCGATCTCTTCAGGTGTGACGAACTCCATCTGGCCGGTCGTCGTGATCGCTGTGAATTCACCCGGCGAGAAGATGCCGTTTTCGCCGGTATCGATGAAGATGCCTTCGAGGTTCCGGCCCAGGGGAGCGCAGCCGGCCTTACTGGCGGTGTCGAAAACCCCTTCCAACCGGACATTCCCCTCGGGAGGGCAGTCATAGAGCGGGATGCTCTGCCCCGCTTTGCGAACCTCGCCGCGCTCGATCCGCTTCCAGGCAATAGCCGTAGCCGGCTTCACTTCCTTCACGTAGGGCGCGTCGGGCGTCCGGCCCATTAGGAATAGGAGCAACGACTGCGCCCCGGCAATGCAGTTCTTCGAAAGCAACACCCGCGATGGCCGGTCCTCAGAGTGAGTGTAGGGGATGTTGAGCCCCATTCCACCGGTGCCCGAGGTTCCAACCTTGATGTAATGCCGCGTCCCGGCATCCTTCATCGCCGAGTAGATGACTTGAATGTGACGAACGATCTGGGGTATGTAGAGCGTCGCTAACAATTTCTCGACCTCTACCGCAAAAGCCTCATCGGGAGTCTTGTCGTTACCCTTAAGTCCTTCCAGCAATCTTAAGCCGGTCGAATAGATGTCCTGATATGCGACCCCGGTCGCGGTGTTGACGCAGTCGATCACGATGTCGGGTCGGCGTCGGGCGATCAGGTCGTAGAGAAAGAAGGCTTGAAACGATGTCGTCCCGGTTCGCTCGAGAAAGTCTGCCGCGAGCGCCAGGCGACGCTCCCGGATGGCGAGCAGTTCTTCACGATTGAGGTCTTTGAACTCCGTGCGGACGAAGATATTGCCCCATTCTGGCGCGAGTATTGTCTCTCCCACGTAAGGCGCGAGATCGGCGACCGCCTCCTCAGCTTGCGCCCGGGTGAGCGACGCCACGGTGATGGAATGTGGCGATAGCGCAAGCAATTTGCGGCAAATGGCATGGCCTACCAGCCCCCATCCGCCCAAGACAAGAATGTTGCTGCCCTTGATGTCCATTGTTACCGGTCGGTCTGGTTATTCGGGGTTATTCGGTTCAATTAGCCCGCTTTCGGGCGAGAATAGTTCATTGGATAGCCCGGTCGAACGGTGTGCGGCGTCATCGACTTCTGTCGGACGGGGCAGGTCATCGAGCGAGTCGAGGCCAAAGTGCTTAAGAAAGTCCGCAGTTGTGCCATAAAGGAGCGGGCGACCTGCAGAACGGGCTCGCCCGGCGATGCGGACGAGATGTCGTTCCAGCAGCATCTTCAGCACCCCGCCGGTATCGACACCCCGCACCGCTTCGATGTCGGCGCGGGTTATAGGCTGACGATAGGCTATGAGCGAAAGTGTCTCGAGTGCGGCTTGAGACAATCTCACCCTTCCCGACCCGATTACCAGCCGCCGCACCCAACGACCATATTCAGGCAGTGTCGCAAACCGGAAGCCCCCGCCACCGCGTATGATCCGGAACGCCCTCGCCGATCCGGCATACTCGTCATTAAGTGCCCCAATAGCCGAAACTACCTCTTCCTCTGTCGGCCCGTCCAACACCTCGAGCAACCGCGCCGGTCCCACCGGCTCCGGAGAAGCAAAAACAAGGGCTTCGACGATCCGGATCTGCTCTTCGTTCACTCCCCGCGCTCCTTCCGCTTCGCCTCCTTCAAGATAAGCACGAGCGGCCCGAAAGCCTCTGCCTGTCGCACCGCTATACGTCCGAGTCTCAACAATTCGAGCATCGCCAGAAAGGTCATAACGACTGCCACCCGACTCGGCAGCGCCTCTCCCAATTCGGCAAAGGCAATCCGGCTGCGCCCTCCGAAGAAAGCGGTTATAAATGCCATCTGCCCTTCCAAGGTGTAGGGTATCCGGTCCACCAGGTGGACGGGCACTTCCGGCACTCGTTGAATAAGGTCTCGGAAAGCGACCGCAATGTCGTATATTGAAACATCGGTCAGCATTTCGCTCGAGAGTTCCGCCTCAAGCCCCTCGATGCGCAATGTCCCGCGGTCGAAAAGGTTGACCTGATGCTCCTCCAGTTCCGCCAGCCGCTCAACCTGGGTTCTCAGCGCCAACAGGTCGGCAAGAGAATGCTCGCGGAGCGCCTTCTGCATCTCGGCTTCGGTGATCTCCGGCTCGGGCCCGGCGAGCAGTTCGTTGGCTTTGAACTCGAGCAGTGTCGCGGCGAGCAAGATGAAGTCGCCGATCTGATCCAGCGACGGCGGAACTTCGAGCCGTCCGATATAGTCCAGGAAGTCGGATGCCAGCGCGCTGATCGATATGTAGGTTACGTCGAGTTCCCGTTTGCGGACCAGATAGACAAGGAGATCCATCGGTCCCGCAAAGTCGGGGGTTGTAACTTCATAGGGGTTGGTAGGCAATGAATTGCGAAAAGCGTATAACGAAAGACCGCGATAGAGGAAGCCCTGACGCCACTCCGGCCGGACCCTTGAAAGATAAGTTGCAGTGCCTCATTTCACAACATCTGGGGCGCGATGATTGACCGTCTGCAGGGCGTTCTGCTCGACAAATCGCCGGTGCGTGTCGTCGTCGAAGTCGGCGGGTTGGGTTTGGCCGTAGCCATACCGCTCACGACATTTGAAAAACTGCCTCGTCAAGGAGAAAGGGTCAGCCTTGTAACCCATCTCCACGTCCGCGAAGACGCGCTCGAACTCTTCGGCTTTCAGAGCGAGGATGATCGGGCGCTTTTCCGCAGCCTCATCGCCATCTCCGGCATAGGTCCGAAGATCGCGCTGGCTATTCTCTCCAAGTTCACTGCGGCAGCACTTTCCCAGGTCGTCGGAGACGGTGACTTGAGACGACTTCAAGCCGTCCCCGGGGTCGGGAAGAAGACCGCCGAGAGGCTGATGATCGAACTGAAAGACCGGTTCCGTGTCCGCAGCCCGGTGGTCATCGGAGGCATCGGCACCGGCGTTGTGGCGATATCTGCCATTTCAGAAGCCATCCGCGCTTTGGAGACGCTCGGATATTCCCTGCCTCAGGCTGAGGAAGCCGTTCGCAGGGCAACGTCCAAGATCAACGGCGAGCCGACCACGGAGGAGATTGTCCGGTCGGCGCTTAGGGGGAGGTAAGAAGATGAGATCAGTTCTGCCCGGTCCTGCCGACCTATGCTATACGCACACTTTGGGGCTCTTCCCCGCCAATAAGCAAGTAGCAATATCTTGCGGAATTTGCTTCGGCATTTGACTGACTATAGGAGGGTCTATGACCGCCAACACCCATCCCCTCGCTCTGGCCGCGCTCGTCTTCACCTCGCTCGCCGGTAACGACCTGAACGCTGCCACCACCTCGAACAACATCGCCCTCGATCGGGTAGGCAGCCGCATCCAACTTCAAAGCGCAATCGGGTCGTCTCCCATGATTCGGGACGAGGGCGGTAGCGCACATTGGATATTGGAAGGCGCTGTCCGCACCGGAACTCCAGGTTATCCCGATCTTCCGGCTGTGACGAGGTTCATCCGGCTGCCGGACAAAGGCGCCATCGCCTTCGACTATGACCTAACAGGCACAGAAATCGTTTCGGGGTCTCCACCTTCCATCACTCCAATCATTGATGGTGAATCTGACCCGATCCTAAGTTCGGCTTCATTACGCGGTGTCTGGCCACCGGAGCCGGTCGTCCTGTTCGACCCGGTCGTGGCGCGTGGCGTCCGGTTCGCTCAACTTATCTGGTATCCGGTGCAATGGGATGCCGGGCGCGCCGAATACCGCGTCAGCCGCGGCTTCAGCGCCGACATCCAGGTATCCCCCGGCACCGGTGTCAACGAAGTGCCCGACATTCCCCGGCAGCGCTCGAAGGACTTCGAGCGCGCCATTAGTGCACTCCTTGATGAAGACATCCGCCGCGACGAGCCCGATGAAGACGTCCTCCCCGGCGGCTACCTCGTCGTAGCGAACGAAAACCCGCCGGGAGCCGTTGGTGAATTCGTCGAATGGAAACGTCGCGCCGGTCATCCCGTCGAATTGCTCACCTTTAACCCTCTTCAGGTCAACCGCCAGCAACTAAAGGCGCTGATACAGGAGCGTTACAACGAGACCGGTTTCGAGTTCCTTCTCTTTATGGGCACCGACGATGCCCAGGGCGCGCCGCTGCGCATTCCTATCGTTGAAAACAATGACTTCAATCAGCACGAGATCTACGACAGTTTCTTCGGCCAACTTGAGGGTAACGACATCGTCCCCGACGTCGCAGTCGGGTCGTTCAACTGCACCAATGCCGACAACCTGACCTGTGCCATTCGTCGGTCGCTCTCCTACCAGTTCACTCCCTACATCGACGATTGGGACTGGTTCAGCCGCGGCGCCGTAGCCGTCGGGCACTGCTCGGTGCCGCAAGACCTATCGCCCTCCTACACCGGCAAATGGGTCGCCGAGACGATGACCATGAACGGCTTCGTCGACCTGACGACGACCTATTACTCGGATAATGAGGATAACGATTTCTCCGACCTGATCGCCGAAGTCTATAACGAGCGCTCGAACCTGATCATCGTGCGTGGCCATCAGCAGGACGTTCAGCCCGGAGCATATCGAAACCGGTTCGTCTATCCGTTCCAC
The sequence above is a segment of the Calditrichota bacterium genome. Coding sequences within it:
- the ruvA gene encoding Holliday junction branch migration protein RuvA, yielding MIDRLQGVLLDKSPVRVVVEVGGLGLAVAIPLTTFEKLPRQGERVSLVTHLHVREDALELFGFQSEDDRALFRSLIAISGIGPKIALAILSKFTAAALSQVVGDGDLRRLQAVPGVGKKTAERLMIELKDRFRVRSPVVIGGIGTGVVAISAISEAIRALETLGYSLPQAEEAVRRATSKINGEPTTEEIVRSALRGR
- a CDS encoding short-chain dehydrogenase — translated: MDIKGSNILVLGGWGLVGHAICRKLLALSPHSITVASLTRAQAEEAVADLAPYVGETILAPEWGNIFVRTEFKDLNREELLAIRERRLALAADFLERTGTTSFQAFFLYDLIARRRPDIVIDCVNTATGVAYQDIYSTGLRLLEGLKGNDKTPDEAFAVEVEKLLATLYIPQIVRHIQVIYSAMKDAGTRHYIKVGTSGTGGMGLNIPYTHSEDRPSRVLLSKNCIAGAQSLLLFLMGRTPDAPYVKEVKPATAIAWKRIERGEVRKAGQSIPLYDCPPEGNVRLEGVFDTASKAGCAPLGRNLEGIFIDTGENGIFSPGEFTAITTTGQMEFVTPEEIARIVVWEIEGGNSGHDIVGALDGAVLSSTYRAGVMRSLAIEKMRALLMSHSDDPVAFEMLGPPRLSKLLYEAHILKTIAHSIDGVLAWSAEDLSQAAARLVDQHNDLRSRIISIGIPILLPDGRSLLKGPFVKVPADPRRTTFEISNDAIDNWARSGWVDLREANMSLWQHRLTQLKQEAALTPAGDSSSHSERDAAFWRFDRSLDEGEIVGWLFIEEEQGRRMKS
- the scpB gene encoding SMC-Scp complex subunit ScpB; this translates as MGRGAAESGGSRYDLSGDARIVETRTYSGATGRGFRAARAYLEGGEAEGARGVNEEQIRIVEALVFASPEPVGPARLLEVLDGPTEEEVVSAIGALNDEYAGSARAFRIIRGGGGFRFATLPEYGRWVRRLVIGSGRVRLSQAALETLSLIAYRQPITRADIEAVRGVDTGGVLKMLLERHLVRIAGRARSAGRPLLYGTTADFLKHFGLDSLDDLPRPTEVDDAAHRSTGLSNELFSPESGLIEPNNPE